One window from the genome of Gimesia aquarii encodes:
- a CDS encoding protein-disulfide reductase DsbD family protein produces the protein MKSPRHITAIITVFAALVCSSIGLMAQKPSLPDLFGQKNASAGNPAPKAEVSVSLTPQDAKAGDTVTLSLAMMIPEGCYTYSTSPTFGGATKFVIEESKGLTSVDKHFNADHPPKKVFEPLFGKEIEKYSKHVIWSRRFKVNQDVKDPTTVQIKGQMIYQVCDSKNCVPSQYSFTATLSGKKESAPLTQTVVPERRSIPDPVELTFALAPSKTSPEKLVQLTITMTLDQEFHTFALDQDKKNAGLPTHIEIFKLEGLKPVSKQFAVSPEPKVETHDDYTQRTHYDKVVWTREFERIPGDKEYGVEGKLTYQICNKGSCRRPLPVEFQLGNLTNAKPVVMSSIEELKGSDDDDDALIVSSSDASNRSLALNLFFAFLGGLILNVMPCVLPVVAIKVMSFVQQAGESRMRIFLLNIFYSLGVVTVFLALASLAVFAGLGWGGLFQSPKFNIVMACIVYAMGLSMLGVFEIPVPGMVGSAAGGQQREGLTGAFLTGILATLLATPCSGPFLGPVLAWSVKQTPNITYLVWLVMGLGMASPYLIFSIFPKAINYLPKPGMWMVRFKEFSGIVLMGAVIFIISFLDESLTVPVLIMLLGITTGLWMIGSLYSHNSSTQQKMTVRVAALLLTAGICFFGYDMSQKSANQLPWVPFNATELNQLREENKTVLIDFSADWCLTCKTNEKYALNTEETLELIKKHNIVPMYADYTDYSPTIKEWLDKFDSVSIPLTVIFPANQPNKPIIIRDLYTQATLLEKLQEAVDVPPKKKTTKQAMISTVAPE, from the coding sequence TTGAAATCTCCCCGCCATATTACCGCTATTATAACAGTCTTTGCTGCCCTGGTCTGCTCCTCAATCGGCTTAATGGCACAAAAACCATCGCTTCCCGATCTATTCGGACAGAAAAACGCCTCTGCGGGGAATCCTGCCCCTAAAGCAGAGGTGAGTGTCAGCCTCACGCCTCAAGACGCTAAAGCCGGGGATACCGTCACGCTTTCACTGGCGATGATGATTCCTGAGGGCTGCTATACCTACTCCACAAGTCCTACTTTCGGGGGTGCGACCAAGTTCGTGATTGAAGAGTCCAAAGGTTTGACCTCCGTCGATAAACATTTCAATGCGGATCATCCGCCGAAGAAAGTCTTTGAACCGCTGTTTGGTAAGGAAATCGAAAAATACTCAAAACATGTGATTTGGAGTCGCCGCTTCAAAGTCAATCAAGATGTGAAAGATCCCACAACAGTCCAGATCAAAGGACAAATGATCTATCAGGTTTGTGATTCAAAAAACTGTGTACCTTCGCAGTACTCCTTTACAGCCACTTTGTCAGGCAAGAAAGAAAGTGCGCCGCTCACACAAACAGTCGTCCCTGAACGCCGCTCGATACCCGATCCGGTGGAATTGACGTTTGCCTTAGCCCCCTCGAAAACCAGTCCTGAAAAGTTAGTACAACTTACCATTACGATGACTTTGGATCAGGAGTTTCATACATTTGCATTAGATCAAGACAAGAAGAATGCGGGTTTACCCACTCATATTGAAATTTTCAAACTGGAGGGTTTGAAACCGGTTTCCAAACAGTTTGCTGTTTCACCGGAACCCAAAGTGGAAACACATGACGATTATACCCAGCGAACACACTATGACAAAGTTGTCTGGACGCGCGAGTTTGAACGCATCCCCGGGGATAAAGAGTATGGCGTAGAAGGCAAACTGACTTATCAGATCTGTAACAAAGGGAGTTGTCGACGACCACTGCCTGTCGAATTCCAATTAGGAAATCTGACCAATGCAAAACCGGTGGTCATGTCTTCAATTGAAGAGCTCAAGGGATCGGATGACGATGATGATGCCCTGATTGTTTCTTCAAGCGATGCTAGTAACCGTTCCCTTGCCTTAAACCTCTTTTTTGCATTTTTAGGCGGACTGATTCTAAATGTCATGCCGTGTGTGCTCCCCGTGGTTGCCATCAAGGTGATGAGCTTTGTGCAACAGGCAGGTGAAAGTCGCATGCGGATCTTCCTGCTGAATATTTTCTATTCGCTGGGTGTAGTCACTGTCTTTCTTGCTCTGGCTTCGCTGGCTGTCTTTGCCGGATTGGGCTGGGGTGGTTTGTTTCAAAGTCCGAAATTCAACATTGTGATGGCCTGTATCGTTTACGCCATGGGTTTGAGTATGTTGGGCGTTTTTGAAATTCCCGTACCAGGTATGGTTGGTTCAGCCGCCGGTGGTCAACAGCGAGAAGGACTGACAGGGGCTTTTCTGACTGGAATCCTGGCAACACTGCTGGCAACCCCCTGTAGTGGTCCCTTCCTGGGTCCCGTTCTGGCCTGGTCTGTGAAACAAACTCCGAACATTACCTATCTGGTCTGGCTCGTGATGGGCTTGGGAATGGCCTCTCCTTATCTGATCTTTAGTATTTTTCCCAAAGCGATCAACTATCTTCCCAAACCCGGGATGTGGATGGTGCGTTTCAAGGAATTCTCCGGGATCGTACTCATGGGAGCAGTCATCTTTATTATCTCATTTTTAGATGAGTCGCTCACAGTTCCCGTTCTCATCATGTTGTTGGGAATTACCACCGGTCTGTGGATGATCGGCAGCCTCTACTCTCATAATTCTTCGACTCAGCAGAAAATGACCGTGCGCGTTGCAGCGCTTTTGTTAACGGCTGGTATTTGTTTCTTTGGTTACGATATGAGCCAGAAATCAGCGAACCAACTGCCATGGGTTCCCTTTAATGCGACAGAACTGAATCAATTGCGAGAAGAAAACAAAACGGTGCTGATCGATTTTTCCGCTGATTGGTGCCTGACTTGCAAAACAAATGAAAAGTACGCATTAAATACCGAGGAAACGCTCGAACTGATCAAAAAACATAACATCGTTCCCATGTATGCCGATTACACAGACTACTCACCGACGATCAAAGAATGGCTGGATAAATTTGACAGTGTCAGTATTCCGCTGACGGTGATCTTTCCCGCGAATCAGCCCAACAAGCCCATTATCATTCGCGATCTCTATACGCAGGCAACCTTGCTCGAAAAGCTTCAAGAGGCTGTTGACGTACCTCCAAAGAAAAAAACGACTAAGCAGGCCATGATCTCAACAGTCGCACCCGAGTAG